In Streptomyces chartreusis NRRL 3882, the following are encoded in one genomic region:
- a CDS encoding MerR family transcriptional regulator has protein sequence MDGDTLFTIGALARRTGLTVKTIRFYSDTGIVPPTDRSPAGYRLYDIGALARLDLVRTLRDLGIDLAVIRQVLDREVSVPEVAAAHADALEVQIRTLRLRRAVLRAVAKRGSTPEEMDLMHKLAKLSDDERRRLITDFIDDIFGGFDANADFVDMMRSAMPELPDDPEPNQVDAWVELAELTQDPDFRAAVRRMAQYQAAERAQGDVTGLHHDLTETVRDSVGRALDAGIAPASAEAAPVIDALTARYAQTFSRADDADLRHWLLTRLEIAGDPRAERYWHLLAVINGWPVPPSLAPVFTWFTGALRAHTPQQSGVQ, from the coding sequence ATGGACGGCGACACGCTCTTCACGATCGGGGCCCTGGCCCGGCGGACCGGGCTGACGGTCAAGACCATTCGGTTCTACTCCGACACCGGAATCGTGCCGCCGACGGACCGCAGCCCGGCTGGCTACCGTCTCTATGACATCGGCGCACTGGCGCGCCTGGATCTGGTACGCACCTTGCGTGACCTGGGGATCGACCTTGCTGTCATCCGGCAGGTGCTGGACCGGGAGGTCTCGGTGCCCGAGGTCGCGGCCGCACACGCTGACGCCCTAGAGGTGCAGATCCGCACCCTCCGACTGCGGCGCGCGGTGCTGCGAGCGGTGGCCAAAAGGGGCTCCACCCCCGAGGAAATGGACCTCATGCACAAGCTTGCCAAGCTCTCCGACGACGAACGCCGACGCCTCATCACCGACTTCATCGACGACATCTTCGGCGGGTTCGACGCCAATGCCGACTTCGTCGACATGATGCGCTCGGCCATGCCCGAACTGCCTGACGACCCCGAACCCAATCAGGTCGACGCCTGGGTGGAACTCGCCGAACTCACCCAGGACCCCGACTTCCGCGCCGCTGTCCGTCGCATGGCGCAGTACCAGGCAGCCGAGCGCGCCCAAGGCGACGTCACCGGCTTGCATCACGACCTCACCGAGACCGTCCGCGACAGCGTCGGCCGCGCGCTCGATGCCGGCATCGCTCCGGCCTCGGCCGAGGCCGCACCCGTCATCGACGCCCTTACCGCCCGTTACGCGCAAACCTTCAGCCGCGCCGACGACGCCGACCTGCGCCACTGGCTGCTGACACGCCTGGAGATCGCTGGCGACCCCCGCGCGGAACGCTACTGGCACCTGCTGGCCGTCATCAACGGATGGCCCGTCCCGCCCAGCCTGGCACCAGTGTTCACGTGGTTCACCGGAGCCCTGCGCGCTCACACCCCGCAGCAGTCCGGCGTGCAGTAG
- a CDS encoding alpha/beta fold hydrolase, producing the protein MKFFVASGEDRRLTPESRQALRGSFIELSDGVTHYELKGPEDGELVVMAGGLTIPLFYWDGLVTELHARGLRTLTCSAYGRGYSDRVRARYDEALFARQLAELTERLGLTTKPLHIVGTSMGAVVTMTYAAQYPSLVSTLTIVGPAGLAKPRPADPHRLLRNDLLAGVVARMRGRRILQGHLGHNVRDPELGTKLTDMVLEAFRFEGSLYAVFDTLQHLPLSGRDELFRQTGALGIPTLLLWGDEDNVTPLIHLSAARALLKPQEHHVIPRCGHMAPFERPRHVADQIVPFVAARAERLDS; encoded by the coding sequence ATGAAGTTCTTCGTCGCCTCCGGCGAGGACCGACGGCTCACCCCCGAGTCGCGGCAAGCCCTGCGCGGCAGTTTCATCGAACTCTCCGACGGCGTGACGCACTACGAACTGAAGGGCCCCGAGGACGGGGAGCTGGTCGTGATGGCGGGCGGCCTGACCATCCCGCTCTTCTACTGGGACGGCCTGGTCACCGAGCTGCACGCCCGCGGGCTGCGCACTCTGACCTGCAGCGCGTACGGCCGCGGCTACTCGGACCGGGTGCGGGCGCGATACGACGAGGCCCTCTTCGCGCGGCAGCTGGCCGAACTGACCGAACGCCTGGGTCTGACGACGAAGCCACTGCACATCGTCGGCACCTCCATGGGAGCCGTCGTCACCATGACCTACGCCGCCCAGTACCCATCACTGGTGTCCACCCTCACGATCGTCGGGCCCGCCGGTCTCGCGAAACCGCGACCGGCTGACCCTCACCGGCTACTGCGCAACGATCTGTTGGCCGGTGTCGTGGCCCGGATGCGCGGCCGCCGGATACTCCAGGGGCACCTCGGGCACAACGTCCGCGACCCCGAGCTCGGCACGAAACTGACGGACATGGTCCTCGAAGCCTTCCGCTTCGAGGGGTCACTGTATGCGGTCTTCGACACACTGCAGCACCTGCCGCTCTCCGGCCGTGACGAACTCTTCCGGCAGACGGGCGCACTGGGCATTCCCACACTGCTCCTGTGGGGCGACGAGGACAACGTCACGCCCCTGATCCATCTCTCCGCGGCTCGTGCCCTCCTGAAGCCCCAGGAGCATCATGTGATTCCACGATGCGGTCACATGGCCCCATTCGAACGTCCGCGCCACGTCGCCGATCAGATCGTCCCGTTCGTGGCCGCACGTGCCGAAAGGCTCGACTCATGA
- a CDS encoding cellulase family glycosylhydrolase, with the protein MDWAVADGLYVALNVHHDSWQWIDDLPTDHDTVRDRFDATWRQITSTFRDEPRKLLFESVNEPFSENITDAGKE; encoded by the coding sequence GTGGACTGGGCCGTCGCCGACGGTCTGTACGTGGCCCTCAACGTCCACCACGACTCCTGGCAGTGGATCGACGACCTTCCCACCGACCATGACACGGTCAGGGACCGGTTCGACGCCACCTGGCGGCAGATCACCTCCACGTTCCGGGACGAGCCGCGCAAGCTGCTCTTCGAAAGCGTCAACGAGCCGTTCTCCGAGAACATCACCGACGCCGGGAAGGAGTAA
- a CDS encoding FAD-dependent oxidoreductase, with protein sequence MNDPQVIDVLVIGAGPSGSALAIDLVRRGLDVRIVDRSLHAFDGSRAKGVQPRSLEVLEDLGALPDVLAGGSTYPKLGIHAGPLAVPWKMFTHREATPDVPYPNTWLIPQFRTDRALHARLSELGHEIEFGRELTELTQDEDTVVAKVAGADGTEEIVARYVVGADGGSSTVRKQLGIGFVGTTDESDRMLIVDASVTGLARNRWHMWPGRGGRFIGACPLPDSDMFQWMIRLTPDEEPPAKKDDIVQRIHQHTRNRGIQLHDIHWTSVFRPNIRLAENYGRGRVFLAGDAAHVHTPAGAQGLNTGMQDGYNLGWKLGQVLAGADPALLDTYEAERQPIAAGVLGLSTDKWGGIAKLDPSSMKRGKDEQQLTLTYYGGPLAPADGMRTGTLRVGDRAPDARLLGADGAETRLFEVLRGPGFTALAYGTGAARTLEQLAWPTAGAQLKRLTVGSAATHGLTFSDPENTLRRAYGLTGDTLLLIRPDGYIGHIATGDFLSTTQTAVRAMTPQARSRTMPQQSHPSSGSGATA encoded by the coding sequence ATGAACGACCCGCAGGTCATCGACGTACTGGTCATCGGTGCGGGGCCTTCGGGATCCGCCCTGGCGATCGACCTCGTCCGCCGGGGGCTCGACGTACGGATCGTCGACAGGTCTCTCCATGCCTTCGACGGCTCCCGCGCCAAGGGCGTCCAGCCCCGCAGCCTCGAAGTCCTCGAAGACCTCGGTGCCCTGCCCGACGTGCTGGCCGGCGGCAGCACGTACCCCAAGCTCGGGATCCATGCCGGCCCCCTGGCCGTGCCGTGGAAGATGTTCACCCACAGGGAGGCGACTCCGGACGTCCCGTACCCGAACACCTGGCTGATCCCTCAGTTCCGCACGGACCGCGCACTGCACGCCCGGCTCAGCGAGCTCGGCCATGAGATCGAGTTCGGCAGGGAACTGACCGAGCTGACGCAGGACGAGGACACGGTGGTCGCCAAGGTGGCGGGCGCGGACGGCACGGAGGAGATCGTCGCCCGGTACGTCGTGGGCGCCGACGGCGGTTCCAGTACGGTGCGCAAGCAGCTCGGCATCGGTTTCGTCGGGACGACGGACGAGAGCGACCGGATGCTCATCGTCGACGCCTCGGTGACCGGTCTGGCCCGCAACCGGTGGCACATGTGGCCCGGCCGGGGCGGCAGGTTCATCGGCGCCTGCCCGCTCCCCGACAGCGACATGTTCCAGTGGATGATCCGTCTCACGCCGGACGAGGAACCGCCTGCCAAGAAGGACGACATCGTCCAGCGGATCCACCAGCACACGCGCAACCGGGGCATCCAGTTGCACGACATCCACTGGACGTCGGTGTTCCGGCCCAACATCCGCCTGGCGGAGAATTACGGCCGAGGGCGGGTCTTCCTCGCCGGTGACGCCGCGCACGTCCACACCCCGGCCGGCGCCCAGGGCCTGAACACCGGCATGCAGGACGGCTACAACCTCGGCTGGAAACTCGGCCAGGTCCTCGCCGGGGCGGACCCGGCGCTGCTGGACACCTACGAGGCCGAGCGGCAGCCGATCGCAGCCGGCGTCCTGGGCCTGTCCACGGACAAGTGGGGCGGCATCGCCAAGCTCGACCCGTCGAGCATGAAGCGGGGCAAGGACGAGCAGCAGCTCACTCTGACCTACTACGGCGGCCCGCTCGCCCCCGCCGACGGCATGCGCACCGGGACACTGCGCGTGGGTGACCGCGCCCCGGACGCCCGACTGCTCGGCGCCGACGGCGCCGAGACCCGGCTGTTCGAGGTCCTCCGCGGGCCGGGCTTCACCGCCCTCGCCTACGGCACCGGTGCCGCCCGAACCCTCGAACAGCTTGCCTGGCCGACCGCGGGCGCCCAGCTGAAACGGCTCACCGTCGGCTCGGCCGCCACCCACGGCCTCACCTTCTCCGACCCCGAGAACACACTGCGGCGCGCCTACGGCCTGACCGGCGACACGCTGCTGCTGATCCGTCCCGACGGCTACATCGGGCACATCGCCACCGGCGACTTCCTCAGCACCACACAAACCGCCGTCCGGGCGATGACCCCACAGGCAAGGAGCCGCACCATGCCCCAGCAGAGCCACCCCTCCTCCGGTTCGGGGGCGACCGCATGA
- a CDS encoding amidohydrolase family protein, whose product MSRKLLRGARVITMTPGRPDAEHLDILVDGDRIAAVDENIEAPDAEVVDFSGRIVIPGLVNAHLHTWQTALRSVGADWTLMQYLTHLHGECVGHYTPSDMHISNLAGALNQLNCGTTTLGDWCHNALSPEHADAAVEGLAHAGIRAVFLHGTPYRSPDTPHPLTEIDRLLDGPVRDHALLTLGMALQGPQYSSPDTALADFRAGAERGLVVSMHQSGGEPSPGWEAVRAAGLFSPLTNIVHGIDLPDDWIKTLVEAGVTFTSTPENELGQGHGTPITGSLLRLDAAPSLGTDIDTAVPGKLLTAARIALAHQRSLDHAQHRQTTGMHANTASVTAKQALTWATVEGAKALGLADRVGRIEVGMQADLVAVDARALNLWPAHDPVATALHADIANIEAVMVAGTWRKRDHALLTSRLDEVKNRLRESGERLLRSIEPAGNQG is encoded by the coding sequence ATGAGCCGCAAACTGCTGCGCGGAGCGCGAGTCATCACGATGACGCCGGGCCGGCCAGACGCCGAGCACCTCGACATCCTGGTCGACGGCGACCGCATCGCCGCCGTGGACGAGAACATCGAGGCGCCCGACGCCGAAGTCGTCGACTTCTCCGGCCGCATCGTCATCCCCGGCCTGGTCAACGCCCACCTGCACACCTGGCAGACCGCGCTGCGCTCCGTGGGCGCCGACTGGACGCTGATGCAGTACCTCACCCACCTCCACGGCGAGTGCGTCGGGCACTACACCCCGTCCGACATGCACATCAGCAACCTCGCCGGCGCACTGAACCAGCTCAACTGCGGAACGACGACCCTCGGCGACTGGTGTCACAACGCCCTCTCGCCCGAACACGCCGACGCCGCCGTCGAAGGCTTGGCCCACGCCGGGATCCGCGCCGTCTTCCTGCACGGCACGCCCTACCGGTCGCCGGACACCCCCCACCCCCTCACCGAGATCGACCGGCTGCTCGACGGCCCCGTCCGCGACCACGCCCTCCTCACCCTGGGCATGGCACTGCAGGGGCCGCAGTACTCCTCACCCGACACCGCGTTGGCCGATTTCCGCGCCGGCGCGGAACGCGGCCTCGTCGTCTCGATGCACCAAAGCGGCGGAGAACCGTCCCCCGGCTGGGAAGCCGTGCGCGCCGCCGGACTGTTCAGCCCCCTGACCAACATCGTGCACGGGATCGACCTGCCCGACGACTGGATCAAGACGCTCGTCGAAGCAGGCGTCACCTTCACCAGCACCCCGGAGAACGAACTGGGCCAAGGACACGGCACACCCATCACGGGGTCACTGCTACGCCTGGACGCGGCGCCCTCCTTGGGCACCGACATCGACACCGCCGTACCCGGCAAGCTCCTCACGGCCGCCCGCATCGCCCTGGCCCACCAGCGCAGCCTGGACCACGCCCAACACCGACAGACGACAGGCATGCACGCCAACACCGCTTCGGTCACCGCCAAGCAGGCACTGACCTGGGCCACGGTGGAAGGGGCGAAGGCCCTGGGCCTCGCCGACCGGGTCGGCCGGATCGAGGTGGGCATGCAGGCCGACCTGGTCGCCGTCGATGCCCGGGCCCTCAACCTGTGGCCGGCACACGACCCGGTCGCCACGGCCCTGCACGCCGACATCGCCAACATCGAAGCCGTGATGGTCGCCGGCACCTGGCGCAAACGCGATCACGCCCTGCTCACCTCGCGACTCGACGAGGTCAAGAACCGGCTCCGCGAGTCCGGAGAGCGGCTATTGCGCAGCATTGAGCCCGCGGGCAACCAGGGCTGA